The Phoenix dactylifera cultivar Barhee BC4 chromosome 9, palm_55x_up_171113_PBpolish2nd_filt_p, whole genome shotgun sequence genome window below encodes:
- the LOC103705515 gene encoding hypoxanthine-guanine phosphoribosyltransferase-like, which translates to MGSEADIERVLWTEEEISGRVAELASQISDDFKGFPAPIVVVGVATGAFLFLADIVRKITLPVAVDFIRAESYGSGTESSGVPRVSCDLKIDISGKHVILVEDIVDTGNTLSCLISHLQRKGASSVSVCTFLDKPARRQVQFKLVGEGKFYWGFECPEYFVVGYGMDYAELYRNLPYVGVLRPEMRK; encoded by the exons ATGGGCTCCGAGGCCGATATCGAGCGGGTCCTGTGGACGGAGGAGGAGATCTCCGGCCGGGTCGCCGAGCTCGCGTCCCAAATCTCCGACGACTTCAAGGGTTTCCCGGCCCCTATAGTCGTCGTCGGTGTCGCCACGGGGGCGTTCCTCTTCCTCGCTGACATCGTGAGGAAGATTACCTTGCCCGTCGCTGTGGATTTCATCCGAGCCGAGTCGTATGGGTCGGGGACGGAGTCCAGTGGAGTCCCCAGGGTCTCCTGCGACCTCAAGATCGATATCAGCGGCAAACACGTGATTTTG GTTGAGGACATTGTAGACACAGGAAATACCTTATCCTGCCTTATTTCACACTTGCAAAGAAAAGGAGCATCTTCTGTATCAGTTTGCACTTTTCTGGATAAACCTGCAAGAAGACAAGTGCAATTTAAGCTAGTGGGAGAGGGAAAATTTTATTGGGGTTTTGAG TGCCCAGAGTATTTTGTTGTTGGCTACGGTATGGATTATGCTGAACTTTACAGGAACCTGCCTTACGTTGGTGTCCTTAGGCCAGAGATGCGCAAATGA
- the LOC103704888 gene encoding protein SLOW GREEN 1, chloroplastic yields MASLTSTSLSLHHPKPSCLPRLGFRSQTLRSHSPNPPFLPRPYHVPRKTLTLILKFHDPRSLLLPPPASSVPNTSCSPSPHCPNPHQRILWRSCAEKAAVLLVGSLLFLGRFHGRPALALGDAQRTDFSAPLEEKVDARGGKEDEEERYVKILERDPTDVEALKVVLYGKMRKGKTKEAVEYVERLIALEPDEVEWRLLQALSYELMGKLAKAKRLFKEILKERPLLLRALHGLALAMYKNREGPAVFEMLNKALELARRENRVTEERNIKILIAQMHVVKGDLEGASEQFQDLIKENPRDFRPYLCQGIIYGLLDRKKEADEQFEIYRSLIPDEFPQRSFIDDAILAAKTESQERFEKKFESEFSYRK; encoded by the exons ATGGCGAGCCTGACCTCCACGTCCCTTTCCCTCCATCACCCAAAACCCTCCTGTCTCCCGAGATTAGGGTTTAGGAGCCAAACCCTGCGGAGCCACTCCCCcaatcctcccttcctccccagACCCTACCATGTCCCCcgcaaaaccctaaccctaattctTAAATTCCACGATCCCCGTTCCCTGCTCCTCCCACCGCCCGCCTCCTCTGTCCCCAATACCTCCTGCTCTCCATCCCCCCACTGCCCCAATCCTCACCAGAGAATCCTTTGGAGGAGCTGCGCCGAGAAAGCCGCCGTCTTGCTCGTTGGATCGCTTCTGTTCCTTGGGAGATTCCATGGGAGGCCTGCTTTGGCGCTCGGTGATGCCCAAAGGACCGATTTTTCTGCGCCGTTGGAGGAAAAGGTGGATGCACGGGGAGGgaaggaggatgaggaggagagGTATGTGAAGATTTTGGAGAGGGATCCGACGGACGTGGAGGCGCTGAAGGTGGTCTTATATGGGAAGATGAGGAAGGGGAAGACGAAGGAGGCGGTGGAGTATGTGGAGAGATTGATTGCTTTGGAGCCGGACGAAGTGGAGTGGAGGCTCTTGCAGGCTCTGTCATATGAGCTGATGGGGAAGCTGGCCAAGGCCAAGCGGCTCTTTAAGGAGATCTTGAAGGAGAGACCTCTCTTGCTTAGAGCTCTGCAT GGGCTGGCCTTGGCTATGTACAAAAATCGTGAAGGCCCAGCTGTTTTTGAGATGCTGAATAAAGCTTTAGAACTTGCACGTCGTGAGAACAGAGTcactgaagagaggaatataaaaattttgataGCTCAAATGCATGTTGTGAAG GGTGACTTGGAAGGAGCCTCTGAGCAATTTCAAGATCTTATTAAGGAGAATCCTAGAGATTTTCGGCCTTACCTTTGTCAG GGGATCATATATGGCTTGTTAGACAGAAAGAAGGAAGCGGACGAACAGTTTGAAATTTATCGAAGCCTCATTCCTGACGAATTCCCCCAGAGAAGTTTCATTGATGACGCCATACTGGCTGCAAAAACAGAATCTCAAGAACGGTTTGAGAAAAAGTTTGAATCTGAGTTTTCATACAGAAAGTAA